Proteins from one Nicotiana tabacum cultivar K326 chromosome 23, ASM71507v2, whole genome shotgun sequence genomic window:
- the LOC107808465 gene encoding protein S-acyltransferase 8 isoform X2, producing the protein MAKPKRVFQSWKGNNKFLFDGRLIFGPDAKSLIVTFTLILVPVVTFCVFVARNLVHEFSTGSTGYAIMVLAIVFTIYVFLLLFATSTKDPGVVPRNSHPPEEVLGYDSSASNEAGGKPLPRTKQILVNGLPVRVKYCETCMLYRPPRCSHCSVCDNCVERFDHHCPWVGQCIGKLLVDDYGTIWKAIKVSPASVALMAYCFVSLWFVGGLTGFHLYLICRNQTTYENFRHRGLRGDNRINVYDRGCTNNFLEVFCSRIEPSKNNFRGYVHEEALKSSKVGNIQVTEVDTSDGDRRVKVEEDLEIGEDLMKISQRRNSQDIGDIRGRGSDRSPISRSELDFGFGLESQFSSRSESRHSGW; encoded by the exons ATGGCCAAACCCAAGAGAGTGTTCCAGTCTTGGAAAGGGAACAAT AAATTCTTATTTGATGGGAGGCTGATATTCGGACCAGATGCTAAGTCACTGATCGTCACCTTTACGCTTATCCTTGTCCCTGTTGTTACATTTTGCGTATTTGTTGCAAGAAATCTTGTTCACGAATTCTCAACAGGAAGTACAGGATATGCAATTATGGTCTTAGCAATTGTCTTCACAATCTAT GTCTTCTTGCTTCTATTTGCAACATCAACTAAGGATCCTGGCGTTGTTCCACGTAATTCTCATCCTCCAGAGGAAGTGTTAGGTTATGATTCTTCAGCTTCCAATGAAGCTGGTGGGAAACCTTTGCCTCGCACCAAACAAATCCTAGTCAATGGTCTGCCggtgagagttaaatattgtgaaACATGCATGTTGTATCGTCCACCAAGATGCTCTCATTGCTCAGTATGTGATAACTGTGTGGAGCGGTTTGATCACCATTGCCCTTGGGTGGGTCAATGCATTGGAAAG CTTCTTGTGGATGATTATGGAACTATTTGGAAGGCTATTAAAGTATCGCCTGCATCAGTGGCACTGATGGCGTATTGTTTTGTTTCGCTGTGGTTTGTTGGGGGTCTCACTGGCTTCCATTTGTATCTCATATGTCGAAATCAG ACCACATATGAGAACTTTCGTCATAGAGGACTAAGAGGAGATAACAGGATCAATGTGTATGACCGGGGTTGCACGAACAATTTTCTTGAAGTATTCTGCTCGAGGATAGAACCTTCGAAAAACAATTTCCGCGGATATGTACATGAAGAGGCATTAAAGTCTAGCAAGGTAGGAAACATTCAAGTAACAGAAGTTGATACCTCTGATGGGGATAGAAGAGTCAAGGTAGAAGAAGATCTTGAGATTGGAGAAGATCTCATGAAGATATCCCAACGACGTAACTCTCAAGACATTGGAGATATTCGAGGTAGAGGAAGCGACAGGTCACCTATAAGTCGTTCTGAGCTTGACTTTGGATTTGGTCTGGAGTCACAGTTTTCGTCCAGATCAGAGAGTCGCCATTCTGGCTGGTGA
- the LOC107808465 gene encoding protein S-acyltransferase 8 isoform X1, giving the protein MAKPKRVFQSWKGNNKFLFDGRLIFGPDAKSLIVTFTLILVPVVTFCVFVARNLVHEFSTGSTGYAIMVLAIVFTIYVFLLLFATSTKDPGVVPRNSHPPEEVLGYDSSASNEAGGKPLPRTKQILVNGLPVRVKYCETCMLYRPPRCSHCSVCDNCVERFDHHCPWVGQCIGKRNYRCFFLFVSSTALLCIYVFSMSALYLKLLVDDYGTIWKAIKVSPASVALMAYCFVSLWFVGGLTGFHLYLICRNQTTYENFRHRGLRGDNRINVYDRGCTNNFLEVFCSRIEPSKNNFRGYVHEEALKSSKVGNIQVTEVDTSDGDRRVKVEEDLEIGEDLMKISQRRNSQDIGDIRGRGSDRSPISRSELDFGFGLESQFSSRSESRHSGW; this is encoded by the exons ATGGCCAAACCCAAGAGAGTGTTCCAGTCTTGGAAAGGGAACAAT AAATTCTTATTTGATGGGAGGCTGATATTCGGACCAGATGCTAAGTCACTGATCGTCACCTTTACGCTTATCCTTGTCCCTGTTGTTACATTTTGCGTATTTGTTGCAAGAAATCTTGTTCACGAATTCTCAACAGGAAGTACAGGATATGCAATTATGGTCTTAGCAATTGTCTTCACAATCTAT GTCTTCTTGCTTCTATTTGCAACATCAACTAAGGATCCTGGCGTTGTTCCACGTAATTCTCATCCTCCAGAGGAAGTGTTAGGTTATGATTCTTCAGCTTCCAATGAAGCTGGTGGGAAACCTTTGCCTCGCACCAAACAAATCCTAGTCAATGGTCTGCCggtgagagttaaatattgtgaaACATGCATGTTGTATCGTCCACCAAGATGCTCTCATTGCTCAGTATGTGATAACTGTGTGGAGCGGTTTGATCACCATTGCCCTTGGGTGGGTCAATGCATTGGAAAG CGCAACTATCGTTGCTTCTTCCTATTTGTTTCTTCAACTGCTCTCCTCTGTATTTACGTCTTTTCCATGTCGGCATTGTATCTTAAGCTTCTTGTGGATGATTATGGAACTATTTGGAAGGCTATTAAAGTATCGCCTGCATCAGTGGCACTGATGGCGTATTGTTTTGTTTCGCTGTGGTTTGTTGGGGGTCTCACTGGCTTCCATTTGTATCTCATATGTCGAAATCAG ACCACATATGAGAACTTTCGTCATAGAGGACTAAGAGGAGATAACAGGATCAATGTGTATGACCGGGGTTGCACGAACAATTTTCTTGAAGTATTCTGCTCGAGGATAGAACCTTCGAAAAACAATTTCCGCGGATATGTACATGAAGAGGCATTAAAGTCTAGCAAGGTAGGAAACATTCAAGTAACAGAAGTTGATACCTCTGATGGGGATAGAAGAGTCAAGGTAGAAGAAGATCTTGAGATTGGAGAAGATCTCATGAAGATATCCCAACGACGTAACTCTCAAGACATTGGAGATATTCGAGGTAGAGGAAGCGACAGGTCACCTATAAGTCGTTCTGAGCTTGACTTTGGATTTGGTCTGGAGTCACAGTTTTCGTCCAGATCAGAGAGTCGCCATTCTGGCTGGTGA
- the LOC107808465 gene encoding protein S-acyltransferase 8 isoform X3, giving the protein MVLAIVFTIYVFLLLFATSTKDPGVVPRNSHPPEEVLGYDSSASNEAGGKPLPRTKQILVNGLPVRVKYCETCMLYRPPRCSHCSVCDNCVERFDHHCPWVGQCIGKRNYRCFFLFVSSTALLCIYVFSMSALYLKLLVDDYGTIWKAIKVSPASVALMAYCFVSLWFVGGLTGFHLYLICRNQTTYENFRHRGLRGDNRINVYDRGCTNNFLEVFCSRIEPSKNNFRGYVHEEALKSSKVGNIQVTEVDTSDGDRRVKVEEDLEIGEDLMKISQRRNSQDIGDIRGRGSDRSPISRSELDFGFGLESQFSSRSESRHSGW; this is encoded by the exons ATGGTCTTAGCAATTGTCTTCACAATCTAT GTCTTCTTGCTTCTATTTGCAACATCAACTAAGGATCCTGGCGTTGTTCCACGTAATTCTCATCCTCCAGAGGAAGTGTTAGGTTATGATTCTTCAGCTTCCAATGAAGCTGGTGGGAAACCTTTGCCTCGCACCAAACAAATCCTAGTCAATGGTCTGCCggtgagagttaaatattgtgaaACATGCATGTTGTATCGTCCACCAAGATGCTCTCATTGCTCAGTATGTGATAACTGTGTGGAGCGGTTTGATCACCATTGCCCTTGGGTGGGTCAATGCATTGGAAAG CGCAACTATCGTTGCTTCTTCCTATTTGTTTCTTCAACTGCTCTCCTCTGTATTTACGTCTTTTCCATGTCGGCATTGTATCTTAAGCTTCTTGTGGATGATTATGGAACTATTTGGAAGGCTATTAAAGTATCGCCTGCATCAGTGGCACTGATGGCGTATTGTTTTGTTTCGCTGTGGTTTGTTGGGGGTCTCACTGGCTTCCATTTGTATCTCATATGTCGAAATCAG ACCACATATGAGAACTTTCGTCATAGAGGACTAAGAGGAGATAACAGGATCAATGTGTATGACCGGGGTTGCACGAACAATTTTCTTGAAGTATTCTGCTCGAGGATAGAACCTTCGAAAAACAATTTCCGCGGATATGTACATGAAGAGGCATTAAAGTCTAGCAAGGTAGGAAACATTCAAGTAACAGAAGTTGATACCTCTGATGGGGATAGAAGAGTCAAGGTAGAAGAAGATCTTGAGATTGGAGAAGATCTCATGAAGATATCCCAACGACGTAACTCTCAAGACATTGGAGATATTCGAGGTAGAGGAAGCGACAGGTCACCTATAAGTCGTTCTGAGCTTGACTTTGGATTTGGTCTGGAGTCACAGTTTTCGTCCAGATCAGAGAGTCGCCATTCTGGCTGGTGA